The Pseudomonadota bacterium genome includes a region encoding these proteins:
- a CDS encoding serine/threonine protein kinase has translation MPDQKARRHRAFHLLLLVAMACAGALGAVCSAPLRVPPLTVNSNETEANWVGVRPTGTSSPWIQVASRTPASITLPLADHDAAPAAQYDIRVESRGWLLRYGATREGYRPGFDLDHIDFHLRYEGLNPLAIAAAAALFLIPTAGWLVTRQRKRRVELALKRVEREKEVMATTKVSDRALPQMLGRTLTTTHGRRFEVLRLVGNGSMGAVFEAVSHDRTDEKTESWAIKIPFREAVVRSDTHRRFLREAEICTGLRHAGLVHVLDWGTLVLDDDPEVKQWPFLVMEMMGGTTLGDVLDREGAQGLPLDRVIAWSREIALALQQMHTQSIVHRDLKPDNIFVTPTGHLKIGDFGLSGHVDRHSVTASGETFGTPLYMSPEHLEAQSMTQASDIYSLGVITYEMACGNPPFVADTAIAVLNRMLTEKAVPLAKKRSDIPPELNELVSDMTERSPEKRPAMEEILARLSRAARNEPPSHPDVAARETSGPHE, from the coding sequence GTGCCCGACCAGAAGGCTCGACGACACCGCGCGTTCCACCTGCTCTTGCTCGTGGCCATGGCTTGCGCTGGCGCGCTGGGCGCGGTCTGCTCCGCCCCTCTGCGGGTCCCCCCCCTCACCGTCAACAGCAACGAGACGGAAGCGAACTGGGTGGGCGTTCGCCCGACCGGCACCTCATCACCGTGGATACAGGTGGCGAGCAGAACACCGGCAAGCATCACGCTCCCGCTCGCTGATCACGATGCCGCACCCGCGGCACAGTACGACATCCGGGTCGAGAGCCGAGGATGGCTCCTGCGATACGGGGCCACGCGAGAAGGCTACCGGCCGGGGTTCGATCTCGACCACATCGACTTCCACCTGCGATATGAAGGCCTCAACCCCCTAGCCATCGCCGCCGCCGCGGCGCTCTTTCTCATTCCCACCGCTGGCTGGCTGGTGACCCGGCAGCGCAAGCGTCGCGTTGAACTCGCGCTGAAGCGCGTCGAGCGCGAGAAAGAGGTCATGGCCACGACGAAGGTCAGCGACCGCGCACTTCCACAGATGCTGGGGCGAACGCTGACCACGACCCACGGGCGACGCTTCGAGGTGCTGCGCCTGGTGGGCAATGGCAGCATGGGCGCGGTCTTCGAAGCCGTGTCGCACGACCGCACTGACGAGAAGACCGAGTCCTGGGCCATCAAGATCCCGTTCCGCGAGGCGGTGGTGCGCTCCGACACCCATCGACGCTTCCTGCGAGAAGCCGAGATCTGCACCGGGCTTCGTCACGCCGGTCTGGTGCATGTGCTCGACTGGGGAACCCTTGTCCTCGATGATGACCCCGAGGTGAAGCAGTGGCCGTTTCTCGTCATGGAGATGATGGGCGGCACGACCCTGGGCGACGTTCTCGACAGAGAAGGGGCGCAGGGGCTTCCCCTCGACCGTGTGATCGCCTGGTCGCGAGAGATCGCCCTTGCGCTGCAGCAGATGCACACGCAGTCGATCGTTCACCGCGACCTGAAACCCGACAACATCTTCGTGACCCCGACCGGCCATCTCAAGATCGGTGACTTCGGCCTGTCCGGACACGTCGACCGTCACTCGGTGACGGCCTCCGGCGAGACCTTCGGCACCCCGCTCTACATGTCTCCGGAGCACCTCGAGGCGCAGAGCATGACCCAGGCCAGCGACATCTACTCGCTCGGCGTGATCACCTACGAGATGGCCTGTGGAAACCCCCCATTCGTGGCAGACACCGCCATCGCGGTGCTCAACCGGATGCTCACCGAGAAAGCCGTTCCGCTTGCGAAGAAGCGAAGCGACATCCCACCCGAGCTCAACGAGCTGGTGAGCGACATGACCGAGCGCAGCCCGGAGAAGCGCCCCGCGATGGAGGAGATCCTCGCCCGCCTGTCTCGCGCCGCGAGAAACGAGCCGCCATCGCATCCTGACGTCGCTGCACGAGAGACCTCGGGGCCCCACGAATGA
- a CDS encoding type II secretion system F family protein, whose protein sequence is MKTSASPTSPVSVTAARPSRAELAALFSNLGTMLAAGLPLARSLDALAQQGATPAIQQTCATLLTTVERGKSLSAAVQQNRLVFSTMHSRTIEAGERTGRLPQVLTQLGAWEDRDLALIRTVSGSLTYPLTVFVCGVALVAILGDRVFATLTPMLRASGKTLPLLTQALCSMSDLLRQPLALALLALGGGATVWMLLRWARTEQGRYKVDRGRANVPVFGALSRKLFIARFCHHLSLLYAAGIPMLSALETCLGMIDNTWLRGEAEGCMRRLRNGATLTQSLAETGLLPRLALGMVEVGEQTGKMDVMLDKMAEIYDQEVYLAIDTMIQVLEPALITGMGVVVAVLVIAVLLPLYQVVGA, encoded by the coding sequence ATGAAGACGTCTGCCAGCCCCACCTCGCCGGTCAGCGTCACCGCCGCCCGCCCCTCGCGGGCCGAGCTTGCGGCCCTGTTCTCGAACCTGGGCACCATGCTGGCAGCAGGTCTGCCTCTCGCTCGAAGCCTTGACGCCCTTGCCCAGCAGGGCGCCACACCCGCCATCCAGCAGACGTGCGCGACGCTTCTCACCACCGTCGAGCGAGGCAAGAGCCTGTCTGCGGCGGTGCAGCAGAATCGACTGGTCTTCAGCACCATGCATTCGCGCACCATCGAAGCGGGTGAGCGTACCGGACGCCTTCCACAGGTTCTCACGCAGCTGGGGGCTTGGGAAGACCGTGACCTCGCCTTGATCCGGACGGTCTCGGGCAGCCTCACCTATCCGCTCACGGTCTTCGTCTGTGGCGTCGCTCTCGTGGCCATTCTGGGAGACCGCGTGTTCGCCACCCTGACCCCCATGCTGCGGGCCAGCGGCAAGACGCTGCCCCTGCTCACCCAGGCGCTCTGCTCGATGAGCGATCTTCTCCGCCAGCCCCTGGCGCTGGCGCTGCTGGCCCTGGGCGGAGGGGCCACCGTCTGGATGCTGCTGCGCTGGGCGCGCACCGAGCAGGGCCGATACAAGGTCGACCGCGGCCGCGCCAACGTGCCCGTCTTCGGCGCACTGTCGCGCAAGCTCTTCATCGCGCGGTTCTGCCATCACCTCAGCCTGCTCTACGCTGCCGGGATCCCCATGCTGTCAGCGCTCGAGACCTGCCTGGGCATGATCGACAACACGTGGCTGCGCGGTGAGGCCGAGGGGTGCATGCGACGGCTGAGGAACGGAGCCACCCTGACACAGAGCCTGGCCGAGACGGGCCTGCTCCCCCGCCTGGCCCTTGGCATGGTCGAGGTTGGCGAGCAGACGGGGAAGATGGACGTGATGCTCGACAAGATGGCCGAGATCTACGACCAGGAGGTCTATCTCGCCATCGACACCATGATCCAGGTGCTCGAGCCCGCCCTCATCACGGGCATGGGCGTGGTCGTGGCCGTTCTGGTCATCGCCGTGCTGCTGCCGCTGTATCAGGTGGTAGGAGCGTAG
- a CDS encoding hydantoinase/oxoprolinase family protein: protein MSETQSDQRGAAGPIRVGIDVGGTFTHAVAVDNETLQVVAHVVTPTTHRAQEGVARGIVEAFRKLRDEAGPDRRVVLLAHSTTQATNALLEGDVAKVGVMGLGSGVEAIKAKADMNLGPIELAPGKHLDSRLDFVNPRDDGATEAIKGGLRRMADEGVTAVVAAEAFSVDDPRGEVAVMEMAAQAGLPACGTHEMSGLYGLRVRTRTAVLNASILPKMIETALMTDASIKKLDVKAPLMVMRSDGGVMSLDEVRKRPVLTLLSGPAAGIAAALMYLRASDAVFLEVGGTSTDICLIKNGRAAIKSAVLGGHPTYLKTLDSRTLGIAGGSLLRRDGTGIDVGPRSAHLAGVGYASFTPLQGALKVSEVSPIAGDPPYLVIEDAHGARVGLTTTDAANLVGAVPEGDYARADAANARPAFEAAAAFLSTTADALARQMLDCAAAKVRPTVETLLKEYEMGDRAVKLVGGGGGAAAIVAWLAQVMKLPFEIAPRAEVISAIGAALAMVKETIERNMLDPTQEDLAALRAEVERRVVAMGADPSTVEVLVEVDGQKKVVRATATGSVEFSARDVLSQDVGDEGRMAAVRESAGADVAVKPLGATDFLHVYESVREQKKLFGLITSRRTTAWVTDGRGSIKLQVPEGRVSVASGAEALKALEGVISQHTSYGDAGAQVPAVQVVAGRKVIDLSALQSADQMMAMARADLTSLIGAEKVFFLVKAHA from the coding sequence ATGAGCGAAACGCAGAGCGACCAGCGCGGGGCGGCGGGCCCCATTCGCGTGGGCATCGACGTGGGGGGAACCTTCACCCACGCAGTGGCCGTCGACAACGAGACGCTGCAGGTCGTGGCCCACGTGGTCACGCCCACCACGCATCGCGCGCAGGAGGGGGTGGCGCGGGGCATCGTCGAGGCGTTCCGCAAGCTTCGCGATGAGGCGGGCCCCGATCGACGGGTGGTGCTGCTGGCGCACAGCACCACGCAGGCCACCAACGCCCTGCTCGAGGGCGACGTGGCAAAGGTGGGTGTCATGGGGCTGGGCAGCGGCGTCGAGGCCATCAAGGCCAAGGCCGACATGAACCTCGGCCCCATCGAGCTCGCGCCCGGAAAGCACCTCGACAGCCGTCTCGATTTCGTGAATCCACGCGATGATGGTGCCACCGAGGCCATCAAGGGCGGCCTGCGGCGCATGGCCGATGAAGGAGTCACGGCGGTGGTGGCGGCAGAGGCCTTCAGCGTCGATGACCCTCGCGGTGAGGTGGCGGTCATGGAGATGGCGGCCCAGGCGGGACTGCCAGCCTGTGGCACCCACGAGATGTCCGGCCTCTACGGGCTGCGGGTGCGCACGCGCACGGCCGTGCTCAATGCGTCGATCCTTCCCAAGATGATCGAGACCGCGCTCATGACCGATGCGAGCATCAAGAAGCTCGACGTGAAGGCGCCGCTCATGGTCATGCGCAGCGACGGTGGCGTCATGTCGCTCGACGAGGTGCGCAAGCGCCCCGTGCTCACCCTGCTGAGCGGCCCCGCCGCGGGCATCGCCGCAGCGCTCATGTACCTGCGCGCCAGCGATGCGGTCTTCCTCGAGGTGGGAGGCACCAGCACCGACATCTGTCTCATCAAGAACGGGCGCGCCGCCATCAAGTCGGCGGTGCTGGGCGGACATCCGACCTACCTCAAGACCCTCGACAGCCGCACCCTCGGCATCGCGGGAGGAAGCCTGCTGCGACGAGATGGCACGGGCATCGACGTGGGTCCGCGCAGCGCGCACCTGGCTGGGGTGGGGTACGCGTCGTTCACGCCGCTGCAAGGGGCATTGAAGGTGTCTGAGGTGTCGCCTATCGCGGGAGACCCGCCCTATCTTGTCATCGAAGACGCGCATGGCGCTCGGGTCGGTCTCACCACCACCGACGCGGCCAACCTCGTCGGCGCCGTGCCCGAGGGCGACTACGCCCGCGCCGACGCAGCGAACGCAAGGCCCGCATTCGAGGCCGCCGCGGCCTTCCTCAGCACCACCGCTGACGCACTGGCGCGGCAGATGCTCGACTGCGCCGCCGCGAAGGTGCGGCCCACGGTCGAGACCCTGCTCAAGGAGTATGAGATGGGCGATCGCGCCGTGAAGCTCGTGGGCGGAGGCGGCGGTGCGGCCGCCATCGTGGCGTGGCTCGCCCAGGTGATGAAGCTGCCCTTCGAGATCGCGCCGCGCGCCGAGGTCATCTCGGCCATCGGTGCGGCGCTGGCCATGGTCAAGGAGACCATCGAGCGCAACATGCTCGACCCCACGCAAGAAGATCTGGCTGCCCTGCGCGCCGAGGTTGAGAGGCGGGTGGTGGCCATGGGGGCCGATCCGTCGACGGTGGAGGTGCTGGTCGAGGTCGATGGTCAGAAGAAGGTGGTGCGCGCCACCGCGACAGGCTCGGTGGAGTTCTCGGCCCGAGACGTGCTCTCGCAGGATGTGGGCGACGAGGGGCGCATGGCGGCCGTGCGCGAGTCGGCGGGCGCCGACGTCGCCGTCAAGCCGCTGGGCGCCACAGACTTCCTGCACGTGTACGAGAGCGTGCGCGAGCAGAAGAAGCTGTTCGGGCTCATCACCTCGCGTCGCACCACCGCGTGGGTCACCGATGGGCGCGGCAGCATCAAGCTCCAGGTCCCGGAGGGGCGGGTGTCGGTGGCCAGCGGCGCGGAAGCGCTGAAGGCGCTCGAGGGGGTCATCTCCCAACATACCTCTTACGGCGACGCAGGCGCCCAGGTCCCGGCCGTGCAGGTGGTGGCCGGCCGAAAGGTCATCGATCTCTCCGCGCTGCAGTCAGCCGACCAGATGATGGCCATGGCGCGGGCCGATCTCACGTCGCTCATCGGTGCCGAGAAGGTGTTCTTCCTGGTGAAGGCCCACGCCTGA